A part of Phoenix dactylifera cultivar Barhee BC4 chromosome 2, palm_55x_up_171113_PBpolish2nd_filt_p, whole genome shotgun sequence genomic DNA contains:
- the LOC120110004 gene encoding polyubiquitin 3-like codes for MHSDQPSKMKIFLKLMKTVALEVNSTDTIDDIKAKISPVEGLAPSQQELFFAGNHLKGTNTLADYNIPENSTINLYIGHGMQIFVKVPTTGNTIVLDVKKCDTIQNVKSKIQDKEGIPLNQQTLVYLGRSLEDNETLIAYDIKEALLLNLVLHPKDELKIYVNITSGKTLILEVRTWYTIRDVKMIVESLEGDPTGEQMLVYAGNQLQDTLTLHDHKICDNSVLQLSSSPMQIFIKSASGKTLTLMVEKSSTVANVMDNMEKKGFKLNHQMLVYAGKVLDKDATLADYHIQGGSTIDVRTRAGSAIDLRTHASFQY; via the coding sequence ATGAAGATCTTCTTAAAGTTGATGAAAACTGTAGCCCTTGaagtaaacagcacagacacaattgatgacATCAAAGCTAAGATTTCCCCCGTAGAGGGACTTGCACCGAGTCAACAAGAGCTATTTTTTGCAGGTAATCATCTCAAGGGTACTAATACACTAGCCGATTACAACATTCCCGAGAATTCCACCATCAACCTTTATATTGGACATGGAATGCAAATATTTGTTAAGGTTCCAACCACTGGGAATACAATTGTGCTTGATGTGAAGAAATGCGACACCATTCAAAATGTGAAGTCTAAAATCCAGGACAAGGAGGGAATCCCACTAAACCAACAAACACTCGTCTACTTAGGCAGATCACTTGAGGATAACGAGACATTGATTGCTTATGATATCAAAGAAGCTTTGTTGCTTAATTTAGTATTgcatccaaaagatgagctGAAAATATATGTCAACATCACTAGTGGTAAAACCCTAATACTTGAAGTGAGAACCTGGTACACCATTAGGGATGTCAAGATGATAGTTGAGAGCTTGGAGGGGGATCCTACTGGTGAACAGATGCTTGTTTATGCTGGAAACCAGCTACAGGACACTCTAACTTTGCATGACCATAAAATCTGTGATAATTCTGTCTTGCAGTTGTCGTCGTCTCCAATGCAGATATTCATTAAGAGTGCAAGTGGGAAGACCTTAACACTCATGGTGGAAAAGAGCAGCACGGTAGCTAATGTCATGGATAATATGGAAAAGAAGGGGTTCAAACTGAATCACCAGATGCTGGTGTATGCAGGGAAAGTACTTGACaaagatgcaactcttgcagatTATCATATTCAGGGTGGTTCAACCATCGATGTCCGAACACGTGCTGGTTCAGCCATCGATCTACGAACACATGCTTCTTTTCAGTACTGA